Proteins from a genomic interval of Halopseudomonas litoralis:
- a CDS encoding AAA family ATPase encodes MDVQAEIRTWLLKQNDWLQEAADRLLKNGELSPADITALVAILKTPAGQKPTKHRGFVELTNNPKVGDELRLVRIAEVVGIENLEPRVPLEFGSANLTVIYGHNGSGKSSYTRILKKVSGKPRAVDLKANVFKAAPAHSKCSITSQLNGVESLHEWSVEGDAVDTLRGIDIFDSDEASHYLTAESAATYIPPVISLFEKLASAVEMVRQSLESEQRALVSALPVLPPIYGTTPSKKLYSELGKLSVAELGTALRWAAEDELRLVELVERLKTEDPSSLAQQKRRTKAELQKIISALQQASTAFGIDNIQALRLLRQDAVSKRQIAVEGAKVKSAALEGVGTATWRAMWEAARLYSATPYPETAFPATADARCVLCHQELSEDAQQRLKDFESFVHSKLESDAKTAEAEYKAGLDQLPGITAEQDMQTQCQAAGVTDEAWWNYLKGFWQQALSAKNALIAHEVNQAANPVHPVDENLAKLTEYRNELEATATQYDQDALGFDRVQATNQKLALEAKKWITEQAAAIGVEVDRLRKVKDYESWKGLAGTRAISMKSAEVTQAVVTEAYVERFNRELLALGATRIQVEMVKTRTRNAKVLHQLKLKGAQNGRAMPDSVLSEGERRIISLAAFLADVCDKPGAAPFLFDDPISSLDHDFEWFVACRLVELAKTRQVIVLTHRLSLYGILEDLARKEGEKWKAAHHQPMCIEAYAGVAGHPADQDVWNANTKKANNLLVTKLDTARKAGEAGGGAAYRMLAQGICSEFRKLIERSVEEDLLNKVVLRHRRSITTDNRLHAIHGIEPQDCKLIDTLMTKYSCYEHSQSSEIPVFIPDEPELRQDLEALKAWREDLSKRRAEAA; translated from the coding sequence GTGGATGTTCAGGCAGAGATTCGTACATGGTTACTAAAGCAAAATGATTGGCTACAAGAGGCCGCTGACAGGCTTCTGAAAAATGGAGAGCTGAGTCCGGCGGACATTACAGCCTTGGTGGCCATACTCAAGACTCCAGCAGGCCAAAAACCTACTAAGCACCGCGGTTTCGTGGAGTTGACCAACAATCCAAAGGTAGGAGATGAGCTGCGGCTGGTTCGAATCGCCGAGGTTGTCGGGATCGAGAATCTGGAGCCCCGCGTTCCACTTGAATTTGGCAGCGCGAACCTCACCGTAATCTACGGCCACAACGGATCAGGTAAATCCAGCTATACCCGCATTCTCAAAAAGGTGTCGGGCAAGCCAAGGGCCGTTGACCTGAAAGCCAATGTGTTCAAGGCCGCTCCTGCGCACAGCAAATGCAGTATCACCTCTCAGCTTAACGGCGTAGAGAGCTTGCATGAGTGGAGCGTAGAAGGCGACGCCGTCGACACACTGCGAGGCATCGACATCTTCGACAGTGACGAGGCCAGCCACTACCTGACAGCTGAAAGCGCTGCGACCTACATCCCTCCCGTCATCAGTCTCTTTGAGAAGCTTGCTTCCGCAGTCGAAATGGTTCGACAGAGCCTTGAGTCCGAGCAACGCGCACTGGTCAGCGCATTACCCGTGCTCCCACCGATTTACGGCACAACCCCCTCCAAGAAGCTGTACAGCGAGCTTGGCAAGTTGTCCGTAGCTGAACTTGGAACGGCCCTGCGTTGGGCCGCCGAAGACGAGCTTCGACTTGTAGAGCTAGTGGAACGCCTCAAGACTGAAGATCCCTCCTCGCTGGCACAACAGAAACGACGCACCAAGGCCGAGCTCCAAAAAATCATCAGTGCACTCCAGCAAGCGTCTACTGCTTTTGGTATCGACAACATCCAGGCACTGCGCCTATTAAGACAAGATGCGGTGTCCAAACGACAAATTGCGGTCGAGGGCGCCAAGGTAAAGTCAGCCGCGCTTGAAGGGGTGGGTACCGCCACATGGCGTGCGATGTGGGAGGCTGCCAGGCTCTATTCCGCAACGCCATATCCGGAAACTGCCTTTCCGGCGACTGCGGATGCACGGTGCGTGCTATGTCACCAAGAACTGTCTGAAGATGCGCAGCAGCGTTTAAAGGACTTTGAATCCTTCGTGCACAGCAAGCTTGAATCAGATGCCAAGACCGCTGAAGCAGAGTACAAAGCGGGTCTTGATCAACTGCCAGGCATCACGGCTGAACAAGATATGCAGACCCAGTGCCAGGCTGCCGGCGTGACAGATGAAGCTTGGTGGAATTACCTCAAAGGATTCTGGCAGCAAGCGCTTTCAGCAAAAAACGCTCTGATTGCCCATGAGGTCAACCAAGCTGCAAACCCCGTTCACCCAGTCGATGAAAACCTCGCCAAGTTGACGGAATATCGAAATGAACTGGAAGCAACCGCCACCCAGTACGATCAGGATGCTCTGGGTTTTGATAGAGTGCAGGCGACGAATCAAAAGCTCGCGTTGGAAGCCAAGAAGTGGATTACAGAGCAAGCTGCGGCTATTGGCGTCGAGGTTGATCGTCTGCGCAAGGTGAAAGACTATGAGTCTTGGAAAGGGTTGGCAGGCACTCGGGCGATATCGATGAAATCAGCAGAAGTGACCCAGGCCGTCGTCACCGAGGCGTACGTTGAACGCTTCAATCGTGAGCTCCTGGCACTCGGAGCAACCCGTATACAAGTCGAAATGGTCAAGACCAGAACTCGCAACGCCAAGGTACTGCATCAGCTCAAGCTCAAAGGTGCTCAAAACGGTCGCGCCATGCCCGACAGTGTCTTGAGTGAAGGGGAACGTCGCATCATCTCCCTTGCGGCATTTCTGGCCGATGTCTGTGATAAGCCGGGAGCGGCCCCTTTCCTATTTGATGATCCTATCTCCTCCCTCGACCATGATTTCGAGTGGTTTGTGGCATGCCGCCTCGTTGAGCTCGCCAAAACCAGACAGGTGATAGTGCTCACTCACCGATTGTCCCTTTACGGAATCCTGGAGGACCTGGCCCGAAAGGAAGGCGAGAAGTGGAAAGCAGCTCACCACCAACCTATGTGCATCGAGGCCTACGCTGGTGTTGCTGGCCACCCGGCAGATCAGGACGTTTGGAACGCCAATACAAAAAAGGCCAACAACCTGTTGGTGACCAAGCTGGATACCGCGCGCAAGGCGGGTGAGGCGGGTGGTGGTGCTGCCTACCGGATGCTCGCCCAGGGAATTTGCAGTGAGTTTCGCAAGCTGATTGAGCGGTCAGTTGAAGAGGATTTGCTCAACAAGGTCGTGCTCCGGCATCGGCGTAGCATTACCACCGATAACCGTCTGCATGCTATTCACGGCATCGAACCACAGGACTGCAAGCTGATTGATACATTGATGACTAAGTACAGTTGCTACGAGCACAGTCAATCTAGTGAAATTCCCGTATTTATCCCAGATGAGCCAGAGCTGCGTCAGGACTTGGAAGCACTCAAAGCCTGGCGTGAGGATTTGAGCAAGCGACGAGCCGAAGCGGCTTAG
- a CDS encoding lipid A deacylase LpxR family protein: MAAQRLHHRLSVAVITGLVPLVSQADLYSLKIENDIIASDSDGHYSNGVELMRSFRPESDHWSVRLAGTTPNWLVSDIDYVTYRFGHQLYTPNEIEATELIEEDRPYAGLLFVGVSMFGDIARDGWREVSGLHMDAGLVGPGAGGKRIQRGVHKVTGSDEPKGWNHQLSNEPFVNVGYQRRWWLQHRFAGLELEYGPSLGVSLGNLYTYGSAGLGLRIGQGLERSFSLPSVAPAQGGSTYFDQNGGFAWSLFANLEGRYMAHNMLLDGNTFTDSHSVDSREWVGDTKAGVALTWNSWQMAFASVWRTREFHGQAEHDQFGSLTLSAWF, translated from the coding sequence ATGGCAGCCCAGCGCCTACATCATCGTTTATCCGTCGCTGTGATCACCGGTCTTGTTCCGCTTGTCAGTCAGGCAGATCTTTATTCATTGAAAATCGAGAACGATATCATCGCCAGCGATAGTGATGGCCACTACAGCAATGGCGTTGAACTGATGCGATCCTTCCGACCGGAGTCCGATCACTGGTCGGTACGATTGGCTGGTACGACCCCTAATTGGTTAGTCAGTGACATCGACTATGTTACCTATCGTTTCGGTCACCAGTTATACACGCCTAATGAGATTGAGGCCACTGAGCTGATCGAGGAGGATAGACCCTATGCCGGTCTGTTGTTTGTCGGTGTGTCGATGTTTGGCGACATTGCCCGTGATGGCTGGCGTGAGGTCAGTGGTTTGCATATGGATGCCGGCCTGGTTGGACCGGGGGCGGGAGGCAAGAGAATCCAGCGTGGAGTGCACAAAGTCACCGGTAGTGACGAACCCAAGGGCTGGAATCACCAATTGAGCAACGAACCCTTCGTTAACGTTGGCTATCAGAGACGCTGGTGGCTGCAGCACCGCTTTGCTGGGTTGGAGCTGGAATACGGCCCGAGCCTGGGTGTTTCGTTGGGTAATCTCTATACCTATGGCTCGGCAGGTTTGGGACTGCGTATAGGGCAAGGGCTGGAACGCAGCTTCAGTCTTCCGTCGGTTGCACCGGCGCAAGGCGGTAGCACGTACTTTGATCAGAACGGTGGGTTTGCGTGGAGCCTTTTCGCCAATCTGGAAGGCCGCTACATGGCGCACAATATGTTGCTGGACGGTAATACTTTTACCGACAGCCATTCGGTAGATAGCCGCGAATGGGTCGGAGACACCAAGGCGGGCGTTGCGCTGACCTGGAACAGCTGGCAGATGGCATTCGCCAGCGTCTGGCGTACGCGGGAATTCCATGGCCAGGCTGAGCATGATCAGTTCGGTTCACTCACGCTGTCTGCCTGGTTCTGA